In Synechococcus sp. CB0101, a genomic segment contains:
- a CDS encoding carbamoyltransferase: MTAILGISGYYHDSAAALVLDGEVVSAAQEERFSRKKHDAGFPRHAIQACLEIGGLALEQLDAVVYYEKPLLTFERLLETYIGAAPRGSRSFISAMTVWLREKVFLKQALRDELNQLRTDGSASLPPLLFSEHHLSHAAAAFYPSPFEEAVVLCMDGVGEWATTTAWMGRGHELTPLWDISFPHSLGLLYSAFTYYCGFKVNSGEYKLMGLAPYGQPIYADLIRDHLVDVKPDGTFRLDLRYFKYHRGFRMTSRRFATLFGQPPRRPESELTQFHMDLAASIQRVTEEIVLALAHSLQAETGAKNLCLAGGVALNCVANGRLLREGLFEHIWIQPASGDAGSALGAALVGWYHNHPERLVRAGDAMRGTYLGPSFSNATIAKELDALSAPSHELPDDELFARLADYLDQGKVVGWFNGRMEFGPRSLGARSILGDPRNRTMQSVMNLKIKYRESFRPFAPAVLEEEVQNQFELVQPSPYMLLVAPVKKELCQPMTSDEEQLFGIEKLNVCRSSLPAITHVDYSARVQTVSAQTNPRFHALLQAFQQRTGCPTLVNTSFNVRGEPIVCTPSDAYRCFMRTDMDVLVLENHLLLKDEQPQAPDDQSWMEEFELD, from the coding sequence ATGACAGCCATTCTGGGTATCTCTGGCTATTACCACGACAGCGCTGCTGCTTTGGTGTTGGATGGAGAGGTTGTGAGCGCTGCGCAAGAGGAGCGCTTCAGTCGCAAAAAGCACGATGCAGGTTTCCCGCGTCACGCGATTCAGGCTTGTCTGGAGATCGGAGGTTTGGCCCTCGAGCAGCTTGACGCTGTTGTCTATTACGAGAAACCGCTTCTCACCTTCGAGCGCTTGCTGGAAACCTATATCGGGGCTGCTCCGAGGGGCTCACGCTCGTTCATCTCGGCCATGACCGTATGGCTGCGCGAGAAGGTTTTCCTGAAGCAAGCACTCCGCGACGAGTTGAATCAACTTCGCACAGATGGTAGTGCCTCCCTCCCGCCGTTGTTGTTCAGCGAGCACCATTTATCCCATGCTGCTGCGGCGTTTTACCCCAGCCCCTTTGAGGAGGCTGTGGTGCTTTGCATGGATGGCGTGGGTGAATGGGCGACAACAACAGCCTGGATGGGGCGTGGTCATGAGCTAACGCCACTCTGGGACATCTCCTTTCCCCATTCCCTGGGACTGCTCTACTCGGCTTTTACGTATTACTGCGGATTCAAGGTTAATTCTGGTGAGTATAAGTTGATGGGTCTTGCTCCTTATGGGCAGCCCATTTACGCAGATCTTATTCGTGACCATTTAGTTGATGTCAAGCCTGATGGAACGTTTCGGCTTGATCTCCGCTACTTCAAATACCATCGTGGCTTCCGGATGACGAGTCGTCGCTTTGCGACGTTGTTTGGTCAACCACCACGCAGGCCTGAATCAGAGCTCACGCAGTTCCATATGGATCTCGCGGCGTCGATTCAGCGCGTGACAGAGGAGATTGTGCTGGCTCTTGCCCACTCGCTTCAGGCCGAAACCGGTGCCAAGAATCTCTGTCTAGCCGGAGGTGTAGCCCTCAACTGCGTGGCCAACGGTCGGCTTCTCAGGGAGGGTTTGTTTGAACACATCTGGATCCAGCCCGCCAGCGGCGATGCAGGGTCTGCTCTGGGTGCGGCTTTGGTGGGCTGGTATCACAATCACCCTGAGCGCTTGGTCCGTGCCGGCGACGCGATGCGTGGCACTTATCTGGGGCCAAGCTTCAGCAACGCCACTATCGCTAAAGAGTTGGATGCACTGTCTGCTCCATCTCATGAACTGCCAGATGATGAGCTCTTTGCCCGGCTCGCCGACTATCTCGATCAAGGCAAGGTCGTGGGATGGTTCAACGGTCGTATGGAATTTGGACCACGCTCTTTAGGCGCGCGGTCGATCCTGGGAGATCCACGCAACCGCACGATGCAGAGTGTGATGAACCTGAAGATCAAATACCGCGAGAGTTTTCGCCCTTTCGCACCCGCTGTGCTGGAGGAAGAGGTGCAGAACCAATTTGAACTCGTTCAACCCAGCCCCTATATGTTGTTGGTGGCTCCTGTGAAGAAGGAGCTGTGTCAGCCCATGACGAGCGATGAGGAGCAGCTGTTTGGTATCGAGAAGCTGAATGTGTGTCGTTCGAGCTTGCCGGCCATCACCCATGTGGACTATTCGGCTCGCGTTCAAACGGTCAGCGCTCAGACCAACCCTCGCTTCCATGCACTGCTCCAGGCTTTTCAGCAGCGCACGGGTTGCCCAACCCTGGTGAATACCAGTTTCAACGTTCGTGGCGAGCCGATCGTGTGCACGCCATCCGATGCCTACCGCTGCTTCATGCGCACGGATATGGATGTTCTCGTTCTCGAGAATCACCTCTTGCTGAAGGATGAACAGCCCCAGGCCCCCGATGACCAGAGCTGGATGGAGGAATTTGAGCTCGACTGA
- a CDS encoding type II toxin-antitoxin system VapC family toxin: MRRTLDTNICSYVLRKRPVQVVERFRQLDRRQLWLSAIVAAELRFGAEKLGSSRFRGSVEAWLSGFELRDWPLAATHHYARLRAQLEAKGTPVGNLDLMIAAHALAEDSVVITNNAREFHRIPGVAVEEWQLD, from the coding sequence GTGAGGCGCACCCTCGATACCAATATCTGCAGCTATGTGCTGCGCAAGCGCCCCGTGCAGGTGGTGGAGCGCTTCCGCCAGCTCGATCGCCGGCAGCTCTGGCTTTCCGCCATCGTGGCGGCGGAATTGCGATTCGGGGCGGAAAAGCTGGGGTCCAGCCGATTTCGCGGTTCCGTTGAGGCCTGGCTCTCCGGGTTTGAGTTGCGTGATTGGCCATTGGCGGCCACGCACCACTACGCCCGCTTGCGGGCGCAGCTGGAAGCCAAGGGCACACCCGTGGGCAACCTTGATTTGATGATTGCCGCCCACGCTCTAGCGGAAGACAGCGTGGTGATCACCAACAACGCGCGCGAATTTCACCGCATCCCGGGCGTGGCGGTGGAGGAGTGGCAGTTGGATTGA
- a CDS encoding ABC transporter permease, with protein sequence MLGFPRSLLQHRTLLWRLTQREVAGRYRGSVLGWSWSLLNPLLMLAVYTFVFSTVFKARWPDLQQAGPLGFAINLFAGLIVFNLFAECISKAPTLILSQPSYVTKVVFPLELLAATSVAAAGFHACTSLIVLGVFELMAIGSIPITALWLPVVWLPLLLGCLALGWLLSALGVYLRDLPQLVSVGLSVLMFLSAIFYPVTALPERWQPVLLANPLVLVIEQTRRVLITAEAPSFLYLLIGIPASLILCEWSHQLFGRARRGFADVI encoded by the coding sequence GTGTTGGGTTTTCCACGATCACTACTGCAACACCGCACGCTCCTCTGGAGATTGACCCAACGGGAGGTGGCTGGTCGGTATCGCGGCTCGGTATTGGGTTGGAGCTGGAGCCTCCTCAACCCATTGTTGATGCTGGCCGTCTACACATTTGTGTTTTCAACGGTCTTCAAAGCGCGTTGGCCTGATCTCCAACAAGCTGGTCCACTGGGGTTTGCAATCAATCTCTTCGCGGGGCTGATCGTGTTCAACCTGTTTGCTGAATGCATCAGCAAAGCACCCACGCTCATCTTGAGCCAGCCAAGCTACGTTACAAAAGTGGTGTTTCCGCTGGAGCTATTGGCTGCAACCAGCGTAGCTGCCGCCGGTTTTCACGCATGCACCAGTCTGATTGTGCTTGGGGTCTTTGAACTGATGGCCATCGGGTCGATCCCAATCACGGCACTTTGGCTACCAGTGGTTTGGCTACCTCTTCTACTTGGCTGCCTTGCGCTTGGATGGCTACTGTCAGCTCTAGGCGTTTATTTGCGGGATCTTCCACAACTGGTCAGTGTTGGACTCAGCGTTTTGATGTTTCTCAGTGCCATCTTCTATCCGGTTACAGCACTGCCAGAGCGCTGGCAGCCCGTCCTTCTTGCTAACCCTCTGGTGCTGGTGATCGAACAGACACGGCGCGTACTGATCACTGCTGAAGCACCAAGTTTTCTCTATCTTTTGATCGGGATTCCTGCCAGCCTCATCCTATGTGAATGGAGCCATCAGCTCTTTGGGCGAGCACGCCGCGGTTTTGCAGACGTGATCTGA
- a CDS encoding SxtJ family membrane protein codes for MANNVAHPVPSIRQLREFGLVVGSLIAVVFGWLLPALHRHPPIVWPFWVGIPLFILGLCAPSLLRHPYRAWMALGHALGWVNGRIVLGVVYWVVLQPIALVMRLSGHDPLRRRWDPSASTYRELRKPGSINLNTPF; via the coding sequence ATGGCTAACAACGTTGCACATCCCGTTCCCTCAATCCGCCAACTCCGAGAGTTTGGGCTAGTCGTGGGTTCTCTCATCGCCGTGGTGTTCGGCTGGCTTTTGCCAGCTCTCCATCGTCATCCACCCATTGTCTGGCCCTTCTGGGTTGGCATCCCCCTCTTTATCTTGGGTCTGTGCGCTCCCAGCCTCTTGCGCCACCCCTATCGAGCCTGGATGGCTCTAGGCCATGCCCTTGGCTGGGTGAATGGTCGGATCGTGTTGGGAGTTGTTTATTGGGTTGTGCTTCAGCCCATTGCCTTGGTGATGCGGCTGTCGGGCCATGATCCTCTCCGTCGTCGTTGGGACCCCAGCGCTTCGACCTACCGCGAACTTCGCAAGCCTGGGTCAATTAATCTCAACACCCCTTTCTGA
- a CDS encoding type II toxin-antitoxin system VapB family antitoxin — protein MNIKDPQVHAMAKELAARRGTSVTDAVRQALNAELERLPDPLSEASVEARKDAIREICRRTSALPEWQGLNSKQLQDALYDENGLPA, from the coding sequence ATGAACATCAAGGACCCCCAAGTCCACGCCATGGCCAAGGAGCTGGCGGCCCGCCGAGGCACAAGCGTCACCGACGCGGTGCGGCAGGCGCTGAACGCCGAGCTGGAACGGCTGCCGGATCCGCTGAGCGAAGCGAGCGTGGAAGCCCGTAAGGACGCTATTCGTGAGATCTGCCGCCGCACCAGCGCCCTGCCCGAATGGCAAGGGCTCAACAGCAAGCAACTCCAGGATGCCCTCTATGACGAGAACGGGCTGCCGGCGTGA
- a CDS encoding ABC transporter ATP-binding protein produces MSFRLEKGRTLGVVGRNGSGKSTLLQLLCGTLTPTSGSMQCRGRVAALLELGSGFNPEFTGLENIYLNAALLGLSDRETNERLDAILSFADIGDFVQQSVKTYSSGMALRLAFAVQANIEPDVLVVDEALAVGDEYFQRKCFNHINRLREKGTAILLVSHSCPQIIKHCDEALLLDHGQLLLHDTPKRVVTAYQQLSSASGDSPWEAEQAQAVQPHTTVRYPENGGAIRGLEILNGIEEPIKLCAMGEPFRLRFHYSLDKPLDRRDLQELHAGCNLATQDGIQITGQRWDPTAEEVRALEHADRFSLDFLFRGGLIAGTYFISAGLWRGEDRRFLHRIVDIDTFKVVEHEPSSTFGLCDLRADAPKLVTC; encoded by the coding sequence GTGAGTTTCCGCCTCGAAAAGGGCCGCACGCTTGGAGTGGTGGGCCGTAACGGATCAGGGAAAAGCACACTTCTACAGCTGCTCTGTGGAACACTCACTCCAACCAGCGGATCCATGCAATGCAGGGGCCGAGTTGCGGCTCTACTGGAGCTCGGCAGCGGTTTTAATCCAGAGTTCACCGGGCTTGAGAACATCTACCTCAACGCGGCTCTGCTAGGGCTGAGCGATCGCGAAACAAACGAACGGCTCGACGCGATTCTCAGCTTCGCCGACATTGGCGATTTTGTGCAGCAGTCAGTTAAGACTTATTCCAGCGGCATGGCGCTGCGGCTCGCTTTTGCCGTGCAGGCCAACATCGAACCCGATGTGCTGGTTGTTGACGAAGCCTTAGCCGTAGGAGACGAGTATTTTCAGCGCAAGTGCTTCAATCACATCAATAGGCTCCGCGAGAAAGGTACAGCCATCCTGCTCGTGAGCCACAGCTGCCCGCAGATCATTAAGCACTGCGACGAGGCCCTGCTGCTCGACCACGGACAACTCCTCCTGCACGACACGCCCAAGCGCGTGGTGACGGCGTACCAACAACTGAGCAGCGCCAGCGGTGACAGCCCATGGGAAGCGGAACAAGCGCAAGCCGTGCAACCCCACACCACCGTGCGCTATCCGGAAAACGGAGGTGCGATCAGAGGACTTGAAATCCTGAATGGGATCGAGGAACCAATCAAATTGTGCGCCATGGGCGAACCATTCCGGCTGAGGTTCCACTACAGCTTGGACAAGCCTCTCGACAGGCGTGACCTTCAAGAACTGCATGCAGGTTGCAATCTCGCCACGCAGGACGGAATTCAGATCACAGGGCAGCGTTGGGACCCCACCGCTGAAGAGGTTAGGGCGCTTGAGCACGCCGACCGCTTCAGTCTCGACTTTCTATTCCGCGGCGGCCTGATCGCTGGCACCTATTTCATCAGTGCCGGCTTGTGGCGAGGTGAAGATCGACGTTTCCTGCATCGCATCGTTGATATCGACACCTTCAAGGTGGTAGAGCATGAGCCCAGCAGCACCTTCGGCCTTTGCGATCTGCGGGCAGATGCGCCGAAGCTAGTCACTTGCTGA
- a CDS encoding type II toxin-antitoxin system VapC family toxin, with the protein MTHRLVVDTSALMALLLREPEAEALLDRAARTESVLLSAATRLELTLVAEGSCFNSTSADLEALLSNLRVQVVPFNADHMRWALHGWRHYGKGRHKAALNLGDCFSYGLAKSMDAPLLFKGEDFQYTDVKVPA; encoded by the coding sequence GTGACTCACAGGCTCGTTGTTGACACCTCAGCCTTGATGGCATTGCTCCTGCGGGAGCCCGAGGCCGAGGCACTCCTCGATCGCGCCGCCCGCACCGAGAGCGTGCTGCTCTCCGCCGCGACGCGTCTGGAGCTCACGCTGGTGGCGGAAGGCAGCTGTTTCAACAGCACCAGCGCTGATCTCGAAGCTTTACTCAGCAACTTGCGCGTGCAGGTGGTGCCCTTCAACGCCGACCACATGCGCTGGGCGCTGCACGGCTGGCGCCACTACGGCAAAGGGCGGCACAAGGCTGCGCTCAATCTTGGCGACTGCTTCAGCTACGGGCTAGCCAAGTCGATGGATGCGCCGCTGCTGTTCAAGGGCGAGGATTTCCAATACACCGATGTGAAGGTGCCCGCTTGA
- a CDS encoding GNAT family N-acetyltransferase has protein sequence MSAAPIQLIRHRRGAWRLRRAPGQLRQLQQLLDAHSFWASGRSQRELNRMLAGSQAVVSAWQGSHLVGFGRATSDGVFRAVLWDVVVASEHQGRGLGRRLVEALLQEPALQGVERVYLMTTNSSGFYEQLGFTAVDSQRLMLLQGR, from the coding sequence TTGAGCGCCGCGCCCATCCAGCTGATCCGGCACCGCCGCGGCGCCTGGCGCCTGCGCCGCGCCCCGGGCCAGCTGCGCCAGCTGCAGCAGCTGCTGGATGCCCATAGCTTCTGGGCCAGCGGCCGCTCGCAACGGGAGCTGAACCGGATGCTGGCCGGGAGTCAGGCCGTGGTGAGCGCCTGGCAGGGCTCACACCTGGTGGGGTTTGGCCGCGCCACGAGCGATGGCGTGTTCCGCGCCGTGCTCTGGGATGTGGTGGTGGCCAGCGAGCACCAGGGCCGTGGTCTGGGCCGACGGCTCGTGGAGGCGCTGCTGCAGGAGCCGGCCCTGCAGGGGGTGGAGCGCGTGTATCTGATGACCACCAACAGCTCCGGCTTCTACGAACAGCTGGGCTTCACGGCCGTGGACAGCCAGCGGCTGATGCTGCTCCAGGGCCGCTAG
- the secA gene encoding preprotein translocase subunit SecA, with product MLKLLLGDPNARKLKRYQPIVSDVNLLEEEVAPLSDDDLRGLTTEFRGKLAALQLECQNRGLSLEATLERERKLLDELLPQAFAVVREAGKRVLGMRHFDVQLIGGMVLHDGQIAEMKTGEGKTLVATLPAYLNALTGRGVHVVTVNDYLARRDAEWMGQVHRFLGLSVGLIQQDMDPATRRLNYGCDITYATNSELGFDYLRDNMAADIAEVVQRDFHYCVIDEVDSILIDEARTPLIISGQVERPQEKYQKAAEVAAALVRAAELGKDGIDPEGDYEVDEKQRNCTLTDEGYAKAEQLLGVSDLFDPQDPWAHYINNALKAKELFVKDVNYIVRGSDAVIVDEFTGRVMPGRRWSDGQHQAIEAKEGLPIQPETQTLASITYQNFFLLYPRLAGMTGTAKTEEVEFEKTYKLEVTIVPTNRIRSRADWTDQVYKNETAKWRAVALETAEVHKTGRPVLVGTTSVEKSELLSALLAEQQIPHNLLNAKPENVEREAEIVAQAGRAGAVTIATNMAGRGTDIILGGNADYMARLKLREVLLPRLVRPEEGHKPPVPLQRAPEAAPGFGAASSAAAAKAPSEARAIGALYPCALTDATEHSLSELAHDLVKAWGDRQLTVLELEDKIAQAAEKAPTDDAQIQALRSMIARVKAEYEVVTGSEDEQVREAGGLHVIGTERHESRRVDNQLRGRAGRQGDPGSTRFFLSLEDNLLRIFGGDRVAGLMNAFRVEEDMPIESGMLTRSLEGAQKKVETYYYDIRKQVFEYDEVMNNQRKAVYAERRRVLEGRELKQQVVGYGERTMTDIVEAYVNPDLPPEEWDLDRLVSKVQEFVYLLEDLKPEQLRGLSVEELKAFLQEQLRNAYDIKEGQIEQQCPGLMREAERFFILQQIDTLWREHLQAMDALRESVGLRGYGQKDPLIEYKNEGYDMFLEMMTQMRRNVIYSMFMFQPAPAPQAA from the coding sequence ATGCTCAAGCTGCTGCTGGGTGATCCCAATGCCCGCAAGCTGAAGCGCTATCAGCCGATCGTGTCGGACGTCAATCTGCTGGAGGAGGAGGTGGCTCCCCTCTCCGACGACGACCTGCGCGGCCTCACCACTGAATTCCGCGGCAAGCTCGCCGCCTTGCAGCTCGAGTGCCAGAACCGTGGCCTGAGCCTCGAGGCCACCCTCGAACGGGAGCGAAAACTGCTCGATGAGCTCTTGCCGCAGGCCTTCGCAGTGGTGCGCGAAGCGGGCAAGCGCGTGCTCGGCATGCGCCACTTCGATGTGCAGCTGATCGGCGGCATGGTGTTGCACGACGGCCAGATCGCCGAGATGAAAACCGGCGAGGGCAAAACCCTCGTGGCCACCCTGCCCGCCTACCTCAACGCCCTCACCGGCCGGGGCGTGCACGTCGTCACAGTGAACGACTACCTGGCCCGGCGCGACGCGGAGTGGATGGGCCAGGTGCACCGCTTCCTCGGCCTCTCGGTGGGCCTGATCCAGCAAGACATGGATCCCGCCACCCGCCGACTCAACTACGGCTGCGACATCACCTACGCCACCAACTCAGAGCTCGGCTTCGACTACCTGCGCGACAACATGGCGGCCGACATCGCCGAGGTGGTGCAGCGCGACTTCCACTACTGCGTGATCGACGAAGTCGACTCGATCCTGATCGACGAAGCCCGCACGCCGCTGATCATCTCCGGCCAGGTGGAGCGCCCCCAGGAGAAATACCAAAAGGCCGCCGAAGTGGCCGCCGCCTTGGTGCGCGCCGCCGAACTCGGTAAAGACGGCATCGACCCTGAAGGCGACTACGAAGTCGACGAGAAGCAACGCAACTGCACCCTTACCGATGAGGGCTACGCCAAGGCCGAGCAGCTGCTCGGCGTGAGCGACCTGTTCGATCCCCAAGACCCCTGGGCCCACTACATCAACAACGCGCTCAAAGCCAAGGAGCTGTTCGTCAAAGACGTGAACTACATCGTGCGCGGATCCGATGCCGTGATCGTGGATGAGTTCACCGGCCGCGTGATGCCTGGCCGCCGCTGGAGCGATGGCCAGCACCAGGCGATCGAAGCCAAGGAGGGTCTGCCGATCCAGCCCGAAACGCAAACGCTCGCCTCGATCACCTACCAGAACTTCTTCCTGCTCTACCCGCGCCTCGCCGGCATGACCGGCACCGCCAAAACGGAAGAGGTGGAATTCGAGAAGACCTACAAGCTCGAAGTCACCATCGTTCCCACCAACCGGATTCGCTCCCGGGCCGACTGGACCGATCAGGTGTACAAGAACGAAACGGCCAAGTGGCGCGCCGTGGCCCTGGAAACCGCCGAGGTGCACAAAACCGGCCGGCCGGTGCTCGTGGGCACCACCAGCGTTGAGAAATCGGAGCTGCTATCGGCTCTGTTGGCTGAACAGCAGATTCCCCACAACCTGCTCAACGCCAAGCCGGAAAACGTGGAGCGCGAGGCCGAAATCGTGGCCCAGGCCGGCCGCGCCGGCGCCGTGACCATCGCCACCAACATGGCCGGCCGTGGCACCGACATCATCTTGGGCGGCAATGCCGACTACATGGCGCGTCTGAAGCTGCGCGAGGTGCTGCTGCCGCGCTTGGTGCGCCCCGAGGAAGGCCACAAACCGCCGGTTCCTCTGCAGCGTGCCCCCGAAGCAGCCCCCGGTTTTGGTGCCGCCTCCAGTGCCGCCGCCGCCAAGGCTCCCTCCGAGGCGCGTGCCATCGGCGCCCTCTACCCTTGCGCCCTCACCGACGCCACCGAGCACTCCCTCTCCGAGCTGGCCCACGATCTCGTGAAGGCCTGGGGCGACCGCCAGCTCACCGTGCTCGAGCTGGAAGACAAAATCGCTCAGGCTGCTGAAAAAGCCCCTACCGACGACGCTCAGATCCAGGCGTTGCGCTCGATGATCGCCCGCGTGAAGGCGGAATATGAGGTGGTCACCGGCAGCGAAGATGAGCAGGTGCGCGAAGCCGGCGGCTTGCATGTGATCGGCACCGAACGCCACGAGTCCCGCCGGGTGGACAACCAGCTCCGCGGCCGCGCCGGCCGCCAGGGCGACCCCGGTTCCACCCGTTTCTTCCTTTCCCTGGAAGACAACCTGCTGCGCATCTTCGGCGGCGACCGTGTGGCCGGCCTGATGAATGCTTTCCGCGTGGAGGAAGATATGCCGATCGAATCCGGGATGCTCACCCGCTCCCTCGAGGGTGCCCAGAAGAAGGTGGAGACGTACTACTACGACATCCGCAAGCAGGTGTTCGAGTACGACGAGGTGATGAACAACCAGCGCAAAGCCGTGTATGCCGAGCGCCGGCGCGTGCTCGAGGGCCGCGAGCTCAAGCAGCAGGTGGTGGGCTACGGCGAGCGCACCATGACCGACATCGTGGAGGCCTACGTGAACCCCGACCTGCCCCCCGAGGAGTGGGATCTCGATCGCCTGGTGAGCAAGGTGCAGGAATTCGTGTATCTGCTCGAAGATCTCAAACCCGAGCAGCTCCGGGGCCTTTCGGTGGAGGAGCTCAAAGCCTTCCTGCAGGAGCAGCTGCGCAACGCCTACGACATCAAAGAAGGCCAGATCGAGCAGCAGTGCCCCGGCCTGATGCGCGAAGCCGAGCGATTCTTCATTCTCCAGCAGATCGACACCCTCTGGCGTGAACATCTCCAGGCGATGGATGCCCTACGTGAATCCGTGGGCCTACGCGGCTACGGCCAGAAGGATCCCCTGATCGAATACAAGAACGAGGGCTATGACATGTTCCTCGAGATGATGACCCAGATGCGCCGCAATGTGATCTATTCGATGTTCATGTTCCAGCCGGCACCTGCTCCGCAGGCGGCCTAA
- the cysE gene encoding serine O-acetyltransferase — translation MSHCHTTFAARRAARQTLPMLNALRADLAIIKERDPAARGVLEILCCYPGLHALTLHRFSHSLWRLRWPFTPLAARVLSQLGRWLTGIEIHPGAQIGKGVFIDHGMGVVIGETAVIGDQCLLYQGVTLGGTGKAHGKRHPTLAANVVVGAGAKVLGAIKVGANTRIGAGSVVLRDVAPDSTVVGIPGRVIHQSGVRIDPLAHSALPDAEARVIRNLMERIDQLEGELARTQACLRELAAGRPLLEPCRGEAQSLKDREILEFLGQDERA, via the coding sequence ATATCTCATTGTCATACTACTTTTGCCGCTCGGCGCGCCGCACGCCAGACTCTGCCGATGCTCAACGCCCTGCGCGCCGATCTGGCGATCATCAAGGAGCGCGACCCGGCAGCTCGCGGGGTGCTGGAGATCCTGTGCTGCTATCCAGGCCTGCACGCCCTCACGCTGCATCGCTTCAGCCACAGCCTGTGGCGCTTGCGCTGGCCGTTCACGCCCCTGGCCGCCAGGGTCCTGAGCCAACTGGGCCGCTGGCTCACCGGGATTGAAATCCACCCCGGCGCCCAGATCGGCAAAGGCGTGTTCATCGACCACGGCATGGGCGTGGTGATCGGTGAAACCGCCGTGATCGGTGATCAGTGCCTGCTGTATCAAGGGGTAACCCTGGGGGGCACCGGCAAAGCCCACGGCAAACGCCACCCAACCCTGGCCGCGAACGTGGTGGTAGGCGCCGGCGCCAAGGTGCTCGGGGCCATCAAGGTGGGTGCGAACACGCGCATCGGGGCCGGTTCGGTGGTGCTGCGCGATGTGGCGCCAGACAGCACCGTGGTGGGCATCCCCGGCCGCGTGATCCACCAGAGCGGCGTGCGCATCGACCCCCTCGCCCACTCGGCCCTGCCGGATGCCGAAGCGCGGGTGATCCGCAACCTGATGGAGCGGATCGATCAGCTGGAAGGGGAGCTGGCACGCACCCAGGCCTGCCTGCGGGAGCTGGCGGCGGGGCGGCCGCTGCTGGAACCCTGCCGCGGCGAAGCTCAGAGCCTCAAGGACCGTGAGATTCTTGAGTTTCTCGGTCAGGATGAGCGAGCGTAA
- a CDS encoding GntR family transcriptional regulator, translated as MRFHIQQDSDIPASSQLYNQICFAIAARHFPPGHRLPSTRQLAMQTGLHRNTISKVYRQLENDGVVEAMAGSGIYVRDQQNPREIKPAPGPRSRHLPDIDREVRQSVDGLLNAGCTLQQARDLFTREIDWRLRCGARVLVSTPREDIGASMLIAEELTPHLEVPVEVVPMEELESVLESSSNGTVVTSRYFLQPVEEIARRHSVRAVPVDLNDFRHELDLLKDLKVGSCVGLVSISPGILRAAEVILHSMRGNELLLMTATPDVSSRLLALLRASSHVLCDRPSLPLVEQNLRQNRAQLMRLPQVHCAQSYLGSATINLLRKEIGLLAV; from the coding sequence TTGCGGTTCCACATTCAGCAGGACAGCGACATCCCAGCGTCGAGCCAGCTGTACAACCAGATCTGCTTTGCGATCGCCGCGCGGCACTTCCCGCCGGGCCATCGATTGCCGAGCACGCGCCAGCTGGCAATGCAGACCGGCCTGCACCGCAACACAATCAGCAAGGTGTACCGCCAGCTGGAGAATGACGGCGTGGTGGAAGCCATGGCCGGCTCCGGCATCTACGTGCGCGATCAACAGAATCCGCGCGAGATCAAGCCCGCCCCGGGCCCCCGCAGCCGCCACCTGCCCGACATCGACCGGGAGGTGCGCCAAAGCGTGGATGGGTTGCTCAACGCCGGCTGCACCCTCCAACAGGCCCGCGATCTGTTCACCCGCGAGATTGATTGGCGCCTGCGCTGCGGCGCCCGGGTGCTGGTGAGCACCCCTCGCGAAGACATCGGCGCTTCGATGCTGATCGCCGAAGAGCTCACCCCCCACCTGGAGGTGCCCGTTGAGGTGGTGCCGATGGAAGAGCTCGAAAGTGTGCTTGAGAGTTCCAGCAACGGCACGGTGGTAACGAGCCGCTACTTCCTCCAGCCCGTGGAGGAGATTGCGCGCCGCCACAGCGTGCGCGCCGTGCCGGTAGACCTCAACGACTTCCGCCACGAACTCGATCTGCTAAAAGACCTCAAGGTCGGCAGCTGCGTGGGCCTGGTGAGCATCAGCCCCGGCATCCTGCGGGCCGCGGAGGTGATCCTGCACAGCATGCGCGGCAATGAGCTGCTGCTGATGACGGCCACGCCGGATGTGAGCAGTCGCCTGCTGGCTCTCTTGCGGGCCTCCAGCCACGTGCTCTGCGATCGCCCCAGCCTGCCGCTGGTGGAGCAGAATCTGCGCCAGAACCGCGCCCAGCTGATGCGCCTGCCCCAGGTGCACTGCGCCCAGAGCTACCTGGGCAGCGCCACCATCAATCTACTGCGCAAGGAGATCGGCCTGCTGGCGGTCTGA